In Macadamia integrifolia cultivar HAES 741 chromosome 1, SCU_Mint_v3, whole genome shotgun sequence, a single window of DNA contains:
- the LOC122063248 gene encoding zinc finger BED domain-containing protein RICESLEEPER 2-like has product MSINIEDEPDRGSDADVMSDDGPYILGIPSTEPSSVVTLETNATTERKKRSVVWDEFTIIDGKGFDDGKNRAECKRWKVMLRYQKVDQDFVRDKITKLIVRHELPLVFVEYEEFRELITYLFPGYTHIARNTQMSDILRSYNLESIRIRNLRNSFAGRISLTSDLWTSITNDGYIALTAHYIDKDWVLHKKLLKFCIMPPPHTGIHICEMVSKILSDWGSHARKVKFLEICKQLGLQSSKGLRADVSTRWNSTYLMLESALFYCKAFENLGLVDDNFKTCPSSEQWLKIERLTSFLYPFYAITVLLSGSKYPTTYLYFENVWEIHKSLLEEVSRGLNFMKPMAVKMKKKFDKYWSEYSQILAIALVFDPRYKLSFVTWAFSKLCNLDLNASTMCNNVRNSLYQLFDEYKSMQPSDYDVPTLTHRPGRSRTRFEFMVSKLAEMDNGNKSQLDICLDEPNVPFNDNEYDEYDVLAFWKANGSRYPDVARMARDVLAILVSTVASESAFSAGGRVIDKYQSKLLPTNVEALICLRD; this is encoded by the exons ATGTCCATCAATATAGAAGATGAGCCCGATCGTGGGTCAGATGCTGATGTTATGTCTGATGATGGACCATATATTCTTGGAATTCCATCAACAGAACCTTCAAGTGTCGTAACACTTGAAACAAATGCAACTaccgaaaggaaaaaaaggagtgTAGTTTGGGATGAGTTCACAATCATTGATgggaagggttttgatgatgggaaGAACCGAGCTGAATGCAAAAGAT ggaaagtgATGTTAAGATACCAAAAAGTTGACCAAGATTTTGTGCGGGACAAAATTACGAAGCTTATTGTGAGACATGAGTTACCTTTAGTTTTTGTTGAGTATGAGGAGTTCAGAGAGTTAATTACATACCTTTTTCCGGGCTATACCCATATTGCTCGAAACACACAAATGTCGGATATTTTGAGGTCATACAAtttggagtccattagaatcaGGAATTTACGTAATTCATTTGCTGGGAGGATTTCTTTGACAAGTGATTTATGGACATCTATCACTAATGATGGATACATTGCTTTGACTGCCCATTACATTGATAAGGATTGGGTGTTGCATAAGAAGTTGTTGAAGTTTTGCATCATGCCACCTCCACACACTGGCATCCATATTTGtgaaatggtttcaaaaatcttgTCTGACTGGG GATCACAtgcaagaaaagtaaaattcttGGAAATTTGTAAGCAATTGGGATTACAAAGTAGTAAGGGCTTACGTGCTGATGTCTCCACAAGGTGGAACTCAACCTATCTCATGCTTGAAtctgcattattttattgtaaagcaTTTGAGAACCTTGGACTAGTGGATGACAACTTTAAAACTTGTCCTAGTTCTGAACAATGGTTGAAGATTGAGAGATTAACGAGTTTTTTGTATCCCTTCTATGCAATTACTGTTTTGCTTTCTGGTTCCAAGTATCCCAcaacatatttatattttgaaaatgtttgggAGATTCACAAAAGTTTATTAGAAGAGGTATCACGTGGGCTCAACTTTATGAAGCCAATGGCagtgaaaatgaagaaaaagtttGACAAATATTGGAGTGAATATAGTCAAATTTTGGCCATtgctttggtgtttgatcctcgATATAAACTTAGTTTTGTGACTTGGGCATTTTCTAAGCTTTGCAACCTGGACTTAAATGCATCTACAATGtgcaacaatgtgaggaattctTTATATCAATTGTTTGATGAGTACAAGAGTATGCAACCAAGTGACTATGATGTTCCTACACTTACCCATCGTCCTGGGAGATCTAGAACAAGATTT GAATTTATGGTATCCAAGCTTGCTGAGATGGATAATGGAAATAAATCTCAATTGGATATATGTCTAGATGAACCCAATGTCCCATTCAATGATAATGAATATGATGAGTATGATGTGTTGGCATTCTGGAAAGCAAATGGGTCAAGGTATCCGGATGTGGCTCGAATGGCTCGTGATGTCTTGGCTATACTAGTTTCCACAGTTGCTTCAGAGTCGGCTTTTAGCGCAGGGGGCCGTGTTATTGATAAATATCAGAGCAAACTCCTACCTACCAATGTTGAAGCATTAATATGCCTTCGGGATTAG